A genomic segment from Schistocerca piceifrons isolate TAMUIC-IGC-003096 chromosome 4, iqSchPice1.1, whole genome shotgun sequence encodes:
- the LOC124796209 gene encoding piggyBac transposable element-derived protein 4-like: MEDVQYTEVRVPETLQPLPHPFQELPGPKHMPPVGSPVIEYFNLFFTRTLLQLIVTDTNHSAKQFITKLATLSKPYKKWKNVTSTEVRGFIACLLNMGLNKRPTMLSYWSIKPSQAFPWFGKMFSAHQFRHLMKFFHLVDSEKCPAPGHPHYDLCIRYQPLVHHANNIFRHHYTPHEQLSIDESLVGTKCHTSLLQYLPNKHHHQ; encoded by the coding sequence ATGGAAGATGTACAATATACTGAAGTACGTGTGCCTGAAACACTACAGCCATTACCACATCCATTTCAAGAGCTGCCAGGACCAAAACATATGCCACCAGTAGGATCTCCTGTGATAGAATATTTCAATCTATTCTTTACTAGGACGTTGCTGCAGCTTATTGTAACTGATACGAATCACTCAGCTAAACAGTTTATAACTAAACTTGCTACATTGTCCAAACCGTATAAGAAATGGAAGAACGTAACAAGTACCGAGGTAAGAGGTTTTATTGCTTGCTTACTAAATATGGGACTCAATAAAAGGCCCACAATGCTATCATACTGGAGCATAAAACCGTCACAGGCATTTCCATGGTTTGGTAAAATGTTTTCTGCCCACCAATTTAGGCATCTGATGAAATTCTTTCATCTTGTGGATAGTGAGAAATGTCCAGCACCAGGCCATCCTCATTATGACCTGTGTATCAGGTACCAGCCATTGGTACATCATGCTAATAATATATTTAGACATCATTACACACCTCATGAACAACTTAGTATTGATGAGAGTCTAGTTGGCACTAAATGTCACACTTCCCTATTACAGTATTTGCCAAACAAACACCACCACCAATGA